In the [Clostridium] colinum genome, one interval contains:
- a CDS encoding YceD family protein, with the protein MNINVDSLNNGFSKEVEFDGNITLPKSLVYHQEAYVQGKGTITNSYGKYTFEGSIVAKVTFNCNSCLKEFHKKIEFDMVEIFCKDTKDDEIWQFSSKDNIISLEEPIKVNLLLNLPMKALCSENCKGLCHICGHNLNDSDCGCDRDYIDPRFEKFLHLFKNKEV; encoded by the coding sequence GGTTTAGCAAAGAGGTTGAATTTGATGGTAATATTACCTTACCTAAGTCTTTAGTCTATCACCAAGAGGCATATGTACAAGGCAAAGGTACTATTACTAATTCATATGGTAAATATACATTTGAAGGTAGTATTGTAGCTAAAGTAACATTTAATTGTAATTCTTGTCTTAAAGAATTTCATAAAAAAATAGAGTTTGATATGGTAGAAATTTTTTGTAAAGATACAAAAGATGATGAAATTTGGCAGTTTTCTAGCAAGGATAACATCATAAGCCTAGAAGAACCTATCAAAGTAAATCTTTTGCTCAATTTACCTATGAAAGCTTTATGTTCCGAGAACTGTAAAGGCTTATGTCATATATGTGGACATAACCTTAATGATAGCGACTGTGGTTGCGATAGGGATTATATTGACCCTAGGTTTGAAAAATTTTTACATCTTTTTAAAAATAAGGAGGTATAA
- the rpmF gene encoding 50S ribosomal protein L32 has product MSICPKGKMSKSKRDKRRAQSWKISTPTLVKCGKCGDLMLRHRVCKSCGSYNKRTIIEA; this is encoded by the coding sequence ATGTCTATTTGTCCTAAAGGGAAAATGTCTAAATCTAAAAGAGATAAAAGAAGAGCTCAAAGCTGGAAAATTTCTACTCCAACATTAGTAAAATGTGGAAAATGTGGAGATTTAATGTTACGTCACAGAGTATGTAAATCTTGTGGTTCTTACAATAAAAGAACTATAATTGAAGCTTAA
- a CDS encoding tetratricopeptide repeat protein: protein MGTSFNDEDYYNVGNMYFDREEYEEAIDNYTKAIKLNPNNYLTYHMIGSAYYELEEYEESLKYYKKAISLNFESYSTHYMIGNIYQMLEKYDESIEYLTKSIQIEPNDEESYYYRAKSYFFNSEYEKSIEDLKTYLSKQERPDVYYLLGVTYFNIDKYEEAIKSLTSAINMYDKSKTFYHLRAICYENLDDYENARKDYLKVIELDRENEENCYPKIKMYLKIQEQKDDIKKYTEILNKNPNDVESYIKRADIYNERNEFEKAIQDYEKAIDLNPNNGQVYYSIGYVYYKKGEYSKVLEYYEKAKKLNLDEYVYFKSGNFYLNQGKYEEAIESCTKAIELNPNNAEFYFVRGNCYYALDGFEEKAIEDYTKFMDMKDDYNAYINRSVMYKRLGEYEKAIEDLTKVIEMIPSDKEIYYYKRGIVYTEIEKYDKAIEDFTKAIELSPNNAEFYKARGGVYEILGDEENAKSDYDKI from the coding sequence ATGGGTACAAGTTTTAATGATGAAGATTATTACAATGTAGGTAATATGTATTTTGATAGAGAAGAATATGAAGAAGCTATAGATAATTATACAAAAGCTATAAAATTAAATCCTAATAATTATTTAACATATCATATGATAGGAAGTGCATATTATGAATTAGAAGAGTATGAAGAAAGTTTAAAGTATTATAAAAAAGCAATAAGTTTAAATTTCGAGAGCTATTCAACCCATTATATGATAGGTAATATTTATCAAATGTTAGAAAAATATGACGAAAGTATAGAATATTTAACAAAATCTATCCAGATTGAGCCTAATGATGAAGAAAGTTATTATTATAGAGCCAAAAGTTATTTTTTTAACAGTGAATATGAAAAGTCTATTGAAGATTTAAAAACATATTTAAGCAAACAAGAACGTCCAGATGTATATTACTTATTAGGAGTTACATATTTTAATATAGATAAATATGAAGAAGCTATAAAAAGTTTAACATCTGCTATTAATATGTATGACAAAAGTAAAACTTTTTATCATTTGAGGGCAATTTGTTATGAAAATTTAGATGATTATGAAAATGCTAGAAAAGATTATTTAAAGGTAATAGAGTTAGACCGAGAAAATGAAGAAAACTGTTATCCAAAAATAAAAATGTATTTAAAAATACAAGAACAAAAAGATGATATTAAAAAATATACAGAAATTTTAAATAAAAATCCTAATGACGTAGAATCTTATATAAAAAGAGCAGATATTTACAATGAAAGAAACGAGTTTGAAAAAGCTATACAAGACTATGAAAAAGCTATAGATTTAAATCCTAATAATGGACAAGTTTATTATAGCATAGGGTATGTCTATTATAAAAAAGGAGAGTATTCTAAGGTTTTAGAATATTATGAAAAAGCCAAAAAACTAAATTTAGATGAATATGTTTATTTTAAAAGTGGTAATTTTTATCTAAATCAAGGAAAATATGAAGAAGCAATTGAAAGTTGTACTAAAGCAATAGAATTAAACCCTAATAATGCAGAATTTTATTTTGTGAGGGGAAATTGTTATTATGCACTAGATGGGTTTGAGGAAAAAGCCATAGAAGATTACACAAAATTTATGGATATGAAGGACGACTATAACGCATATATTAATAGGTCCGTTATGTATAAAAGGTTAGGAGAATATGAAAAAGCCATAGAAGACCTTACAAAAGTAATAGAAATGATACCAAGTGATAAAGAAATTTATTATTATAAAAGAGGGATTGTTTATACTGAAATAGAGAAATATGATAAGGCAATAGAAGATTTTACTAAAGCAATAGAGCTAAGTCCTAATAATGCAGAATTTTATAAAGCTAGAGGAGGGGTTTATGAAATTTTGGGTGATGAAGAAAATGCTAAAAGTGACTATGATAAAATATAA
- a CDS encoding DUF1266 domain-containing protein, which translates to MSLFKKLFNFKRNNNKSNYNEKNISDVIYWQNATYAILTTINHQDVRVISGYEKNDKNKKIVKDLIEKWWGIYNRKDLLEMIEKLKNGLHNNDFLETIEQLGIKECKSKDEFILKILPQYKEESHNLFLIMYDIWQKNKKYGDEPIIAWDFSRAIYLCHEGYVVDYLSYEEALSMALELCKKLQAKFNNWDELIFNYLDGYQYWSQELMCNPLSDASQRIKIYLDLKSQPDSIYNIDWNLELKREW; encoded by the coding sequence ATGTCTTTATTTAAAAAATTATTTAACTTTAAAAGAAATAATAATAAAAGCAACTATAATGAAAAAAATATCTCTGATGTTATATATTGGCAAAATGCAACATATGCTATTTTAACAACGATAAACCATCAAGATGTAAGAGTAATAAGTGGTTATGAAAAAAATGATAAAAATAAAAAAATAGTAAAAGATCTTATTGAAAAATGGTGGGGTATATATAACCGTAAAGATTTATTAGAAATGATAGAAAAATTAAAAAATGGCTTACATAATAATGATTTTTTAGAAACTATTGAACAGTTGGGCATTAAAGAGTGTAAATCAAAAGATGAATTTATTTTAAAAATATTACCACAATATAAAGAAGAAAGTCATAATTTATTTTTAATAATGTATGATATTTGGCAAAAAAATAAAAAATATGGTGATGAGCCTATTATTGCTTGGGATTTTTCTAGAGCAATATATTTATGTCACGAGGGATATGTAGTAGATTATCTTTCTTATGAAGAGGCTTTAAGTATGGCATTAGAACTTTGTAAAAAGTTACAAGCTAAATTTAATAATTGGGATGAGCTAATTTTTAACTATTTAGATGGCTATCAATATTGGAGCCAAGAGCTTATGTGTAACCCATTATCAGATGCTAGCCAACGTATAAAAATATATCTAGACCTAAAAAGTCAACCAGATAGTATTTACAATATAGATTGGAACTTAGAGCTTAAAAGAGAGTGGTAA
- the plsX gene encoding phosphate acyltransferase PlsX, with protein sequence MKDYIIAIDAMGGDNAPQDIIKGSIDAINDNKDIKLILVGKEDIINSELSKYQYNKEQIMIQNATQVIQTTESPTSAIREKKDSSIVVGLKLLKEGKASAFVSAGSTGALLTGATVIIKRIKGIERPALATLIPNANNGYTFLIDAGANMDCKPSYLPNFAKMGKIYMENIMNISNPKVAIVNVGEEKEKGDTFTKEAYELLEQTKNINFIGNIEGREIPEGDADVVVCDGFVGNVILKLSEGIVKTFSKIVKKEITSNILYSIGGALSKGAFKNVKKKFDYAEVGGAPFLGLKSLVVKAHGSSNAKAIKSAINQCYKFIQSDIVQKIEKAIEDDNN encoded by the coding sequence ATGAAAGATTATATAATAGCTATAGATGCAATGGGAGGAGATAATGCTCCTCAAGATATAATAAAAGGTAGCATAGATGCTATTAATGATAATAAAGATATAAAACTTATATTAGTAGGTAAAGAAGATATTATTAATAGTGAGCTTTCTAAATATCAATATAACAAAGAACAAATAATGATACAAAATGCAACACAAGTGATACAAACAACAGAAAGCCCTACATCTGCTATTAGAGAAAAGAAAGATTCTTCAATTGTTGTGGGCTTAAAGCTTTTAAAAGAAGGAAAAGCTAGTGCTTTTGTATCTGCTGGTAGCACTGGAGCTTTACTTACAGGTGCAACAGTTATTATAAAACGTATAAAAGGTATTGAAAGGCCAGCTTTAGCTACTCTTATACCAAATGCTAATAATGGTTATACTTTTTTAATAGATGCAGGAGCTAATATGGATTGTAAACCTAGTTATCTTCCTAATTTTGCTAAGATGGGTAAAATATATATGGAAAATATAATGAATATATCTAATCCTAAAGTTGCTATTGTAAATGTTGGAGAAGAAAAAGAAAAAGGTGATACATTTACAAAAGAAGCATATGAGCTTTTAGAACAAACTAAAAATATAAATTTTATTGGCAATATAGAGGGAAGAGAAATACCAGAAGGTGATGCGGACGTAGTTGTATGTGATGGATTTGTTGGCAATGTTATATTAAAATTATCTGAAGGTATTGTTAAAACATTTTCAAAAATAGTAAAAAAAGAAATAACATCTAATATTTTATATTCTATTGGAGGGGCTTTATCTAAAGGAGCTTTTAAAAATGTTAAGAAAAAGTTTGATTATGCAGAGGTTGGGGGAGCACCATTTTTAGGTCTTAAATCCCTTGTTGTTAAAGCACATGGTAGCTCTAACGCAAAGGCAATTAAAAGTGCTATTAACCAATGCTATAAGTTTATACAATCAGATATTGTTCAAAAAATAGAAAAAGCTATTGAAGACGATAATAATTAA
- the acpP gene encoding acyl carrier protein → MVFEKVREIIAEQMSISEDEITLETTFADDLGADSLDLFQIISDLEDSFGIEFQNEDAEKIKTVGDAVNYIEAAK, encoded by the coding sequence ATGGTATTTGAAAAAGTTAGAGAAATCATTGCAGAACAAATGAGTATATCTGAAGATGAAATCACTTTAGAAACTACTTTTGCTGATGATTTAGGTGCGGATTCTTTAGACTTATTCCAAATTATATCAGATTTAGAAGATAGCTTTGGTATTGAGTTTCAAAACGAAGATGCAGAAAAAATCAAAACAGTTGGAGATGCAGTGAATTATATAGAAGCTGCAAAATAA
- the rnc gene encoding ribonuclease III, with protein sequence MDLKIGYDFKDKNLLKTALTHTSFSHEKKYKIENNERLEFLGDAVLEVVISKHIFTRFSELSEGELTKLRASIVCEGSLAKKARDINIGQNIMIGKGEELTGGRERDSILADAFEAIIGAIYIDSDDILEAQKFILTQMEDIITEKRKTFEMNDCKTYLQEIIQKNSTEPIKYEIINEEGPAHNKIFTVKVTHNNKQLGIGQGKSKKDAEQEAAFKAIKLLEG encoded by the coding sequence ATGGATTTAAAGATAGGGTATGATTTTAAAGATAAAAATTTATTAAAAACAGCATTAACACATACATCATTTAGCCACGAAAAAAAATACAAAATAGAAAACAACGAAAGATTAGAATTTTTAGGAGATGCTGTTTTAGAGGTAGTTATAAGCAAACATATTTTTACAAGATTTAGCGAATTATCTGAAGGAGAGCTTACTAAACTTAGAGCAAGTATAGTATGTGAAGGGTCTTTAGCTAAAAAAGCTAGAGATATAAATATAGGACAAAATATTATGATTGGTAAAGGCGAAGAGCTCACAGGTGGTAGAGAACGAGATTCTATATTAGCAGATGCTTTTGAAGCTATTATAGGTGCTATATATATAGATTCAGATGATATATTAGAAGCGCAAAAATTTATTTTAACACAAATGGAAGATATAATAACAGAAAAAAGAAAAACATTTGAAATGAACGATTGTAAAACATATTTACAAGAAATTATACAAAAAAATAGTACGGAGCCTATAAAATATGAGATAATAAACGAAGAAGGACCAGCTCATAATAAAATTTTTACTGTTAAAGTAACACATAACAATAAACAACTTGGAATAGGACAAGGCAAAAGTAAAAAGGACGCAGAGCAAGAAGCGGCTTTTAAAGCAATAAAATTATTAGAAGGATAA
- a CDS encoding DUF5721 family protein, translated as MLVFSIENDEVKIFMQKLLKEDSFDKLEVRNISLETIVKYDILGNINKDYLKEDEERYFVKWKELKPYIVSLIKGNIKPKFFKIVFSLDDNSVNGLCENANAMFLNIIYQNNTITGTTGTSQKIFSLDKKEDKIWEDIILKFFKKNGINITIEN; from the coding sequence ATGTTAGTTTTTTCTATTGAAAATGATGAAGTAAAAATTTTTATGCAAAAACTTTTAAAAGAAGATAGTTTTGATAAACTAGAAGTTAGAAATATATCTTTAGAAACTATTGTAAAATATGATATTTTAGGAAATATAAATAAAGATTATTTAAAAGAAGATGAAGAAAGATATTTTGTTAAATGGAAAGAGCTAAAACCATATATTGTAAGTCTTATAAAGGGCAATATTAAGCCGAAATTCTTTAAAATAGTATTTTCTTTAGACGATAATAGTGTAAATGGACTTTGTGAGAATGCTAATGCTATGTTTTTGAATATTATATATCAAAATAACACAATAACTGGTACAACAGGCACTAGTCAAAAGATATTTTCTTTAGATAAAAAAGAAGATAAAATATGGGAGGATATTATTTTAAAGTTTTTCAAAAAAAATGGTATAAATATAACAATTGAGAATTAA